The Mycolicibacterium aichiense region CGCCGACGGGCTTGGTGAACGGCACCGGAATGCTCAACGCCCACATGGCATTCGACTCGGACTGCTTCTCCCATGCCATGGTCAGCACGCGCTTGTACTTGCCCGACTGCACCAAGCTGGCGGCGACGATGGCCGTCGACCCGCCCACCGAACCCGCGGTGTGCACGCGGATCAGCGGCTTGCCGGTGGCGCCCACGGCGTCAGCCATGAACAGCTCGGGCATCATGACGCCCTCGAAGAAGTCGGGAGCCTTGCCGACGACGACGGCGTCGATGTCGTCGAAGGTCGACCCCGAGTCCTCCAGCGCCCGGTCGATCGCCTCGCGAACCAGACCGTTCATCGAGACGTCTTTGCGCTTGGCGACGTACTTCGTCTGTCCCGTTCCGAGAACTGCGGCGAGCTTCTTGGCCATGACTACTTCCCCTCCAGCACGGCGACCAGATTCTGTTGCAGCGCAGGGCCGCTGGTGGCATGGGCCAGGACGCGTCCCGCCGAGCCATCGAAGATGTGCTGGGCTGCGAACCCGATCCGCTCGAGGCCGGCCGAGAACATCGGGTTGGCGGCCAACGCGCCGCCCGACGGGTTGATCTTCGTCGACTCCGGCAGGCCGATCGCCTCGGTCAGGATCAGCTGTTGGTGGCTGAAGGGCGCGTACAGCTCTGCGATCTCGATGGAGCTGGTGTCTCCGCCGGTGGCCGCCTTGGCCGACGCGGCGGTCGACGGCGAGGTGGTCAGGTCGCGTGCGCCCAGCACCGGTGTTTCGATGCGGTGCTCGAAACCGGTGATCCACGCCGGGTTCTCGCGCAGTTCGCGGGCCTTGTCGCCGGCCGCCAGGACGATGGCCGACGCGCCGTCGGTGATCGGAGCGATGTCATGGCGCCGCAACGGATCGGCGAAGTATGGCTCAGCCAGCAGTTCACTGATGGATCCGGTCGGTGCCACGTTGTCGGTGCGGCCGCCCGCGGCGAACGCGTCGAGAGCGACCTGAGCCATCTGCTCTTCGGTCCACTTGCCGGAGTCCAGGCCGAACCGTGCCTGCAGGCCTGCCATCGACACCGAATCGGGCCACAACGGCGCGACGGTGTACGGGTCGGTCTGCAGTGCGAGTACCCGGCGCAGCGTGCCCGCCGAGGACTTGCCGAAGCCGTACACCAGCGCGGTCTCGACCTCGCCGGTGAGAATCTTGATGTAGGCCTCGTACAGCGCCCAGGCGGCGTCCATCTCGACGTGCGATTCGTTGATCGGCGGCACTGCACCGATCGAGTCGATCGCCGAGATGAACGAAAATGCGCGGCCGGCAAGATAATCCGACGAACCGGAGCACCAGAAGCCGATGTCGGTCTGCTTAAGGCCGAGCTCGTCGTAGAGCGATTTGAAGCACGGCATCAGCATCTCGACGCCGTTGGTGGTGCCGTTGGTGCGCCGGACATGCGGAGCATGCGCGAAGCCGACGACCGCTACATCGCGAAAAGTCATGTGGCGAGTCCCTTTAGAGGTGGTGCTTGTAGGTGTCGTAGTCGGCGTCGGGTTCGCCGGTCGGTTTGAAGTATTCGATGTTGTCGATGCCCAGACCCCACTCCTCGCGGGGCTTCCACACCGCCTGAACTCGCATGCCCATCCGCACGTCAGCGACCTCGATCTCCTGAATCAGGTGCAGGAACGGGATGTCGGCGCCGTCGAGCAACACGTAGGCCGCGACGTACGGCGGCTTGATGCGCTGCCCGGCGAACGGGATGTTGATGATGGCGAACGTCGTCACCGTGCCCTTGTCCGGCAGCTCGACGAAGTTGTCCAGCTCGAGGCCGGTGGCCGGGTCGGCCTCCTTCGGCGGGAAATAGACCTTGCCCTCGCTGCCGGTACGGGCGCCAAGCAGCTTGCCGTCTTCCAGCCCGCGCAGGAAAGCGCTCTCCGGAAGCGATGCGGTGTGCTGGATTTCGATGCTGCTCGGAGACACCAGGATGGTCACCGGCTCGCGGTCGTCGGAGGACGGCTCCACGGACTCTTCGGTGTCACCGAGCGCGAAGTACGCGATATCGGTGATCGCGCCGACGGGCTCGTCGATCCAGTGCGCGTGGACCCGCGTGCCCGTGCTGATCGCGTCGGGCGAATCCGCGGCGACCGCGTGCAGCAAGGTCGTGTCCGCGCCGTCGAGCTTGATCAACGCCCAGGCGAACGGCTTGTCCAGTGGCTGGCCCTCCAGCGGGTGGGACTGCCAGGTCCACGACTCGACGGTCCCGACGCCGGCGACCGGCACCACCTCCGTCAACGGCGCGTAAGTCACCGGGTCATACTCAGCGGGTGGTACGAGCACTCGCCCGTCCGAGCCGCGGACACCGAGGATGCGTCGCTCACGCAATGCGGTGAAGAACTGGCCGAGGAGTGGTCCGACTGAACGGGTGTAGTCGAATGACAGCTTCAGCGGTGCCGAAAGGGGCTTCTGATGCGCGTCGATCTGCACCGGGCTGCTTTGGCTGGTGGTCACATCATCGAGTAGAACAGGTTCTAAGAATCGTGGCAAGGACCGTGTCCCGGCCAGAAAGGCGGCACCGATGAAGCTGGGTCTGCAACTCGGATACTGGAGCGCACAACCCCCGACAAACCATGCGGAGCTGGTGGCCGTGGCCGAGGAGGCCGGGTTCGACACCGTGTTCACCGCCGAGGCGTGGGGCTCGGACGCGTTCACCCCGTTGGCGTGGTGGGGCCGAGAGACCACCCGGATGCGGCTGGGCACCTCGGTGGTGCAACTGTCGGCGCGGACCCCGACCGCGTGTGCGATGGCATCGCTGACGCTGGACCATCTTTCCGGGGGCCGGCACATCCTGGGGCTGGGTGTCTCCGGACCCCAGGTCGTCGAGGGCTGGTACGGGCAGAAGTTCCCGAAGCCGTTGGCGCGCACCCGCGAGTACATCGACATCATCCGGCAGGTCTGGGCGCGTGAAGCGCCGGTCACCAGCGCCGGTCCGCACTACCCGCTGCCGTTGTCCGGTGAGGGCACCACCGGGTTGGGCAAGCCGCTCAAGCCAATCGTGCACCCGCTGCGGGCCGACATCCCGATCATGCTGGGTGCCGAAGGCCCGAAGAACGTCGCGCTGGCTGCCGAGATCTGCGACGGATGGCTGCCGATCTTCTACTCGCCGCGGCTGGCGCCGATGTACAACGAGTGGCTCGACGAAGGCTTCGCCCGTCCGGGCGCGCGCCGCAGCCGCGAAGACTTCGAGATCTGCGCGACCGCGCAGGTGGTCGTCACCGACGACCGGGCCTCGATCATGGACCTGATCAAGCCGCACC contains the following coding sequences:
- a CDS encoding Zn-ribbon domain-containing OB-fold protein; translation: MTTSQSSPVQIDAHQKPLSAPLKLSFDYTRSVGPLLGQFFTALRERRILGVRGSDGRVLVPPAEYDPVTYAPLTEVVPVAGVGTVESWTWQSHPLEGQPLDKPFAWALIKLDGADTTLLHAVAADSPDAISTGTRVHAHWIDEPVGAITDIAYFALGDTEESVEPSSDDREPVTILVSPSSIEIQHTASLPESAFLRGLEDGKLLGARTGSEGKVYFPPKEADPATGLELDNFVELPDKGTVTTFAIINIPFAGQRIKPPYVAAYVLLDGADIPFLHLIQEIEVADVRMGMRVQAVWKPREEWGLGIDNIEYFKPTGEPDADYDTYKHHL
- a CDS encoding LLM class F420-dependent oxidoreductase, with protein sequence MKLGLQLGYWSAQPPTNHAELVAVAEEAGFDTVFTAEAWGSDAFTPLAWWGRETTRMRLGTSVVQLSARTPTACAMASLTLDHLSGGRHILGLGVSGPQVVEGWYGQKFPKPLARTREYIDIIRQVWAREAPVTSAGPHYPLPLSGEGTTGLGKPLKPIVHPLRADIPIMLGAEGPKNVALAAEICDGWLPIFYSPRLAPMYNEWLDEGFARPGARRSREDFEICATAQVVVTDDRASIMDLIKPHLALYMGGMGAEDTNFHADVYRRMGYSEVVDEVTRLFRSDRKDDAAKAVPDELVDDSAIVGDIDYVRKQIVAWEAAGVTMMVIGARTPEQIHEAAALL
- a CDS encoding thiolase domain-containing protein encodes the protein MTFRDVAVVGFAHAPHVRRTNGTTNGVEMLMPCFKSLYDELGLKQTDIGFWCSGSSDYLAGRAFSFISAIDSIGAVPPINESHVEMDAAWALYEAYIKILTGEVETALVYGFGKSSAGTLRRVLALQTDPYTVAPLWPDSVSMAGLQARFGLDSGKWTEEQMAQVALDAFAAGGRTDNVAPTGSISELLAEPYFADPLRRHDIAPITDGASAIVLAAGDKARELRENPAWITGFEHRIETPVLGARDLTTSPSTAASAKAATGGDTSSIEIAELYAPFSHQQLILTEAIGLPESTKINPSGGALAANPMFSAGLERIGFAAQHIFDGSAGRVLAHATSGPALQQNLVAVLEGK